A segment of the Chryseobacterium scophthalmum genome:
TTATTACTGTAAAAAGCGATGTTTCTGTAGCTGAAGATGCAGCGTTGCTTTTTAATAAAGTCTTAGAAATAGGTGGAATTGATATTCTATACAATAATGCAGGAGTTGGGGTTCCGGCAATTAACTTAGGGGTTCCAAACGAAAAACATTTTGAAAATGCGGTTTACGAAATGGAAGTCAATTATCTCGGCGTAATTCGATTAAATAATCTTTTTCTCGAAATGCTTACTTCAAGAAAAGAAGGTGTAATTATCAATACAACCTCAATTCTAAGCTACGTTCCGTCACTTCTGGAAGCAACATATTCTGCTTCTAAAACGGCATTGGCATTTTACACAAAATCGCTCCGAGAACATCTGCGGATTATCAATAGTAAAGTAAAAATATTTGAGCTGCTTCCTCCGGTAGTTGATACCGAAATGACAGTTTCCAGAACAGACAAAAAAATGACAACGGAAGAGTTGGTAAAAGGTTTGATTTTCGGCTTAAAGAATGATAATTATACAATTCGAGTGGGAGATACAAAATTGGTGTACTTTCTCAACAGGTTTTTCCCTAAATTAACATTTGGATTGGTAAATCCTAAGAAATCAGAGCAGTATCTTAAATAAAAATTGAAATTATGAAAGCATTTAGCATCAGTTACTACAAGAAAAACAGTGAGCTTCAGTTTGTAGATGTGCCAGAACCGATTGTGAGAGAAGATGAGGTTTTAGTTGAAATATATGCAGCGAGTGTTAATCTTTTAGATTCAAAAATAAAAAGCGGAGAATTTAAACTGATTTTACCCTACAAAATGCCACTTATTTTAGGTCACGATGTTGCCGGAGTGATTATAAAAGTAGGTTCCAAAGTTAAGAACTTCAAAGTTGGAGATGAAATTTATGCAAGAGCATCTGATTTTCACATCGGAACTTTTGCCGAATTTATTTCTGTTAATGAAAAAGATATTGCTTTAAAACCTAAAAATTTGACGATGGAAGAAGCTACCTCAATTCCTTTGGTTAGTTTAACGGCTTGGCAGACTTTGGTTGAAAAGTCAAAGGTTCAAAAAGGTCAGAAAGTTTTTATTCAGGCAGGATCTGGTGGAGTGGGAACTTTTGCAATTCAGCTGGCAAAACATCTCGGTGCAACGGTGGCAACCACAGCCAGTGAGAAAAGTTTTGATTTTTTGAAAGATCTAGGCGCAGATGTACTGATTGATTATAAAACACAAAATTTTGAAGATGTACTAATCGATTATGATGTAGTATTAAACAGTCAAGATTCCAAAACACTTGAAAAATCTTTTGAAGTCGTAAAGTCTCAGGGGGAAATTATCTCGATTTCCGGACCTCCAACTCCTGTTTTTGCGGAAGAATTTAATCTGCCTTGGTATGTGAAATTTGCTACAAAATTATTGAGTAGTAAAGTCAGAAAACGAGCAAAAAAACAGAATGTTAATTATTCTTTTCTCTTCATGAAAGCAGATGGAAAGCAGTTGACAGAAATTACCAAACTGATAGAATCAGGAAAGATAAAACCAGTCATCGACAAAGTTTTTGCATTCGAAAATACCAATGATGCAGTAAGATATGTTGAAAGTGGGCGTGCAAAAGGAAAAGTAGTTGTCAAAATGAAATAATTTTAAAAAAGCAGGAGCATTACAACTCCTGCCTAAATAATTTATTGAACTAAATTTCTTTCATTTTCAAAAGTTTCAGCCGCTTCTTTTGAAGCTTCCACCATCGCAATCAGCGCCTTTTCCGTTTCATCCCAATGACGGGTTTTCAAACCACAATCTGGATTCACCCAAAGTTGCTGTGCAGGAATCACGGCTTGTGCTTTTTTCAGTAATTCTACCATTTCCTCTTTGGACGGAACTCTCGGCGAGTGAATATCATAAACTCCCGGTCCGATCTCATTCGGATATTTGAAATCTGCAAAAGCATTCAACAATTCCATCTGACTTCTGGAGCATTCAATTGTGATAACATCAGCGTCCATATCTGCGATATTTTGGATGATGTCATTAAATTCAGAATAACACATATGTGTATGAATTTGCGTGGCATCTTCCACACCACTTGCCGAAATTCTAAAGGCTTCAACCGCCCATTTCAAATAGTTTTGCCAATCAGATCTTCTCAACGGAAGACCTTCACGAATTGCCGGTTCATCAATCTGTATAATTCTGATTCCCGCTTTTTCCAAATCATTTACCTCATCACGAATCGCCAAAGCAATTTGTTTACAAGTCGTTGAACGAGGCTGATCGTCACGTACGAAAGACCATTGAAGAATCGTTACAGGACCAGTCAACATTCCTTTTACCCATTTTTTAGTTAAAGACTGTGCATATTCTGACCAATAAACCGTCATCGGATTCGGTCT
Coding sequences within it:
- a CDS encoding NADP-dependent oxidoreductase; the protein is MKAFSISYYKKNSELQFVDVPEPIVREDEVLVEIYAASVNLLDSKIKSGEFKLILPYKMPLILGHDVAGVIIKVGSKVKNFKVGDEIYARASDFHIGTFAEFISVNEKDIALKPKNLTMEEATSIPLVSLTAWQTLVEKSKVQKGQKVFIQAGSGGVGTFAIQLAKHLGATVATTASEKSFDFLKDLGADVLIDYKTQNFEDVLIDYDVVLNSQDSKTLEKSFEVVKSQGEIISISGPPTPVFAEEFNLPWYVKFATKLLSSKVRKRAKKQNVNYSFLFMKADGKQLTEITKLIESGKIKPVIDKVFAFENTNDAVRYVESGRAKGKVVVKMK
- a CDS encoding SDR family oxidoreductase, whose translation is MELKGKTILITGGASGIGLEAAKQFLEIGAKVIITGRNQVKLDTAKKQFPALITVKSDVSVAEDAALLFNKVLEIGGIDILYNNAGVGVPAINLGVPNEKHFENAVYEMEVNYLGVIRLNNLFLEMLTSRKEGVIINTTSILSYVPSLLEATYSASKTALAFYTKSLREHLRIINSKVKIFELLPPVVDTEMTVSRTDKKMTTEELVKGLIFGLKNDNYTIRVGDTKLVYFLNRFFPKLTFGLVNPKKSEQYLK